The Brassica napus cultivar Da-Ae chromosome C7, Da-Ae, whole genome shotgun sequence genome has a segment encoding these proteins:
- the LOC106411116 gene encoding protein transport protein SEC23, translating to MDFLELEAIEGLRWSWNSWPTTKSDSESLVVPLSIMYTPLMHFSELPTISYDPLTCSRCAAVLNPYARVDYKSRIWACPFCFHKNPFPRSYAGITETNLPAELFPTYSAVEYSPSSASGGVSDGELGPAFVFVVDASMAEEELRALRSELLLVIEQLPESSLVGLITFDSMVRVYDLGFSECSKVVVFHGERELPPEQIQQFLGLGYSKQLRHGKMSAIRKQSFLLPLEECEFNLTSAFEEIAPLVDVKPGHRPHRSTGTAISTALGLLQGCSVTTGARIMVFTSGPATRGPGIVVSSDLNHSIRTHRDIITAQVPYFDRSCKFYKRIAKRLCDSSAALDLFACSLDQVGAAELRYAVEMSGGFLLLGETFESDQFKKCLRHIFSRDGDGNLNMCFDVTLEVVTTKDIKICGALGPVVSLRRKNDIVSDTEIGEGGTYTWKTSTATNKTCVSFFFQVSNEQNRKPKPGSAFFIQFITRYRYGNGGVKKRVTTVARRWVAGKSPEISSGFDQETAVSVMARLAINRAEECYARDVIRWLDDSLIRFASRFGDYIQEDPSSFRLTPNFSLYPQFMFYLRRSQFLDVFNNSPDETGFFRLMLNREGVVNSIIMIQPTLLRYSFDGPPVPVLLDIRSVTPDAILLFDSYFYVVIHHGLKIAQWRKQEYHKDSNHETFRNLLEAPEMDVVQLVSDRIPMPRIVRCDQHGSQARFLLAKLNPSVTQKTDHTGGSDVVLTDDLCLEDFLADLQSLAVRK from the exons ATGGATTTCTTAGAGCTGGAAGCGATCGAGGGTTTACGGTGGTCGTGGAACTCATGGCCAACCACAAAATCCGATAGCGAATCGCTCGTTGTGCCTCTAAGCATCATGTACACTCCACTGATGCACTTCTCCGAGCTCCCCACGATCTCTTACGATCCCTTGACCTGCTCTCGATGCGCCGCAGTGTTGAACCCTTACGCTCGTGTTGATTACAAATCTCGAATCTGGGCTTGTCCCTTCTGCTTCCACAAAAACCCTTTCCCTCGATCTTACGCCGGCATCACCGAAACCAATCTCCCCGCCGAGCTTTTCCCCACCTACAGCGCCGTCGAGTACTCCCCGTCGAGCGCGTCTGGTGGTGTTAGCGACGGCGAGCTTGGGCCTGCGTTCGTGTTCGTGGTTGATGCGTCTATGGCGGAGGAGGAGTTACGTGCTCTGAGAAGCGAGCTTCTGCTGGTGATTGAGCAGTTGCCGGAGAGTTCATTGGTGGGTTTGATTACTTTTGATTCCATGGTTAGGGTTTACGATTTGGGCTTCTCTGAATGCTCCAAGGTTGTTGTTTTCCACGGCGAGCGTGAGCTTCCTCCTGAGCAG ATACAACAATTTCTGGGGCTTGGATATTCAAAGCAGCTTCGTCATGGAAAGATGTCAGCGATTCGGAAGCAGAGTTTCCTGCTTCCGTTGGAGGAGTGTGAGTTTAACTTAACGTCTGCTTTTGAAGAAATTGCTCCATTGGTTGATGTTAAACCAGGTCATCGGCCTCATAGGTCAACCGGTACTGCGATCTCAACAGCATTGGGACTGCTCCAAGGGTGTTCTGTAACCACAGGCGCTCGGATTATGGTTTTCACATCAGGTCCTGCAACAAGAGGCCCGGGTATTGTCGTGAGCTCAGATCTAAACCATTCAATCAGAACCCACAGAGATATTATCACTGCTCAAGTGCCTTACTTTGATAGATCATGCAAGTTTTACAAAAGAATAGCAAAGAGGCTTTGTGATTCCTCTGCTGCTCTCGATTTGTTCGCTTGCTCACTTGACCAGGTTGGAGCTGCAGAACTGAGGTACGCGGTGGAAATGTCTGGTGGGTTTCTCTTACTTGGAGAGACATTTGAGTCCGACCAATTCAAAAAATGCCTCAGACATATATTCAGCCGCGACGGAGATGGGAACTTGAATATGTGCTTTGACGTTACTTTAGAAGTTGTGACAACTAAAGATATCAAAATCTGTGGGGCGCTTGGTCCGGTTGTGTCGCTTAGAAGGAAGAATGATATAGTGAGTGACACAGAGATCGGTGAAGGCGGAACGTATACATGGAAAACGAGCACTGCCACTAATAAGACATGTGTTTCCTTCTTCTTCCAAGTAAGCAACGAACAGAACCGAAAACCCAAACCTGGTTCAGCGTTCTTCATTCAGTTCATTACTCGATATCGGTATGGCAATGGAGGAGTGAAGAAAAGGGTTACAACAGTTGCTAGAAGATGGGTGGCTGGGAAATCACCCGAAATTTCATCTGGTTTTGATCAAGAAACAGCTGTTTCGGTAATGGCTCGCCTTGCGATAAACCGAGCTGAAGAGTGTTATGCTAGAGACGTTATTAGATGGTTAGATGATAGTTTGATCCGGTTCGCTTCACGGTTTGGAGATTACATCCAAGAAGATCCATCTTCTTTCAGGTTGACTCCAAACTTCTCTCTTTACCCACAGTTCATGTTCTACTTGAGAAGATCACAGTTTCTTGACGTCTTCAACAACTCCCCGGATGAAACTGGTTTCTTCCGGTTAATGTTAAACCGAGAAGGAGTGGTTAACTCAATCATCATGATTCAACCAACGCTTCTCCGGTATTCATTCGACGGACCACCGGTTCCTGTGCTTCTCGATATCCGATCAGTGACACCTGACGCGATTTTGCTGTTCGATTCTTACTTCTACGTTGTGATCCACCACGGTTTGAAAATAGCGCAGTGGCGGAAACAAGAGTATCACAAAGACTCGAACCACGAGACGTTCCGGAATCTTTTAGAAGCACCGGAGATGGATGTGGTGCAGTTGGTGAGTGATCGGATTCCAATGCCGAGGATCGTAAGGTGTGACCAGCATGGTAGCCAAGCTCGGTTTCTTCTTGCTAAACTCAATCCTTCGGTTACTCAGAAAACAGATCATACCGGTGGTTCAGATGTTGTTCTCACTGATGACTTGTGTCTTGAAGATTTCCTAGCTGATCTGCAATCTCTGGCGGTccgaaaatga
- the BNAC07G17270D gene encoding uncharacterized protein BNAC07G17270D, whose amino-acid sequence MLGLSYGEILVIIGATAAVVGPKDLPIIARAGGRLFGRAIGYIQMARGHIDGVMKQPQMQQISKEVQDLRAQVDAISHGASFSLFNSNPLTRRVDNQSPEPSNTTTTGNVTSLNVEERPKVSDHWTKAQEFSGSSSASVNLHAQATAFERLSESVSGKTHTLSSDSPVLPVSAEMAKLLPHRKESAKGSDLMLEAVLEAEVAHKAKHFFAQAEKETPALKGKFVVEEKGET is encoded by the exons ATGCTGGGACTCTCTTACGGTGAGATTCTAGTTATCATCGGCGCAACAGCTGCTGTTGTAG GGCCAAAGGATCTTCCGATAATTGCAAGAGCAGGAGGAAGATTGTTCGGACGAGCGATTGGTTACATCCAAATGGCTCGTGGCCACATAGACGGTGTCATGAAACAACCTCAAATGCAGCAG ATTTCGAAAGAAGTTCAAGATTTGCGAGCACAAGTTGATGCTATTAGTCATGGCGCAAGTTTCTCTCTTTTTAACTCCAATCCTTTGACTCGAAGAGTGGACAACCAATCTCCAGAACCTTCTAATACAACCACCACTG GGAATGTTACATCTCTTAATGTTGAGGAAAGACCCAAGGTTTCAGATCATTGgacaaag GCTCAAGAGTTTAGTGGTTCGTCATCGGCTTCAGTTAATCTGCACGCCCAAGCAACAGCATTTGAACGTTTATCTGAGTCTGTCAGTGGCAAAACTCACACTCTAAGTAGTGATTCACCTGTTCTTCCAGTTTCTGCTGAGATGGCAAAGTTGCTCCCTCATCGCAAAG AGAGTGCAAAAGGATCTGATTTAATGCTGGAGGCAGTTCTTGAAGCTGAGGTGGCACACAAAGCCAAACACTTTTTTGCACAAGCCGAAAAGGAAACTCCAGCTTTAAAAG GGAAGTTTGTTGTTGAAGAGAAAGGAGAAACTTGA
- the LOC106411274 gene encoding rRNA-processing protein EFG1 has product MAHGGYAKRRVSEPNQAAGSSSRRSKGLRVEKKPKIVSLKNQMRSVERFLRKDLPAEVKETLKQKLEYLKKQQDDHTRLAVERKIFLRNRKIRFFERRKIERSIRRLEKLQRTSSAHVGDADIAEQLSKLKEDLEYVRFFPKNEKYVSLFTGAEDSEVVEKRSKMRKQIKANIIVAAASGKELEETGSEDDGLLDLSDDDFFDKGSSNDEADADDELTDKSTKEAASSRPTSGMSSDERNQKQNSARALMPPPQARFGSNSRKNSSMQKNEMPSSSRNTSNRRSESSYNARAAPATSYNARAATATSYGARAAASTSYNARDAAATSYSSQSSNLSSNSDAHKPKRKRRPKKKKQQE; this is encoded by the exons ATGGCGCACGGAGGCTATGCCAAGAGAAGGGTTTCAGAACCGAATCAAGCGGCGGGAAGCAGCAGTCGAAGGTCGAAAGGGTTGCGCGTGGAGAAGAAACCTAAGATCGTCTCTCTCAAGAACCAGATGCGTTCCGTCGAACGCTTTCTTCGTAAA GATTTGCCTGCTGAAGTAAAAGAGACTCTTAAACAGAAGTTGGAGTATCTGAAGAAGCAGCAAGATGACCATACACGTCTTGCTGTTGAACGTAAAATATTCCTCAGGAACAGAAAGATTAGGTTCTTTG AGCGGAGAAAGATTGAAAGGAGCATTAGGCGTCTTGAGAAGCTACAACGTACTTCATCTGCTCATGTGGGAGATGCAGATATAGCTGAACAACTCAGTAAACTCAAGGAAGATCTTGAATATGTTAGG TTCTTCCCCAAAAATGAGAAGTATGTATCTCTGTTTACTGGTGCTGAGGACTCAGAAGTGGTTGAGAAAAGAAGTAAGATGCGGAAGCAGATCAAAGCCAATATTATTGTTGCTGCTGCTAGTGGGAAAGAGTTGGAAG AGACAGGGAGTGAAGATGATGGTCTTCTGGACCTTAGTGATGATGATTTCTTTGATAAAGGGAGCTCAAACGATGAAGCAGACGCAGATGATGAATTGACCGATAAAAGCACAAA GGAAGCTGCTTCCAGTAGACCAACATCTGGCATGTCTAGTGATGAAAGGAACCAG AAACAAAACTCAGCTAGGGCTTTAATGCCACCACCACAAGCAAGGTTTGGTTCAAATTCTAGGAAGAATTCGTCTATGCAGAAGAATGAGATGCCATCATCCTCAAGAAACACTTCAAACAGAAGAAGTGAGTCTTCATATAATGCCAGGGCTGCTCCCGCAACTTCATATAATGCCAGGGCTGCTACCGCAACTTCATATGGTGCCAGGGCTGCTGCCTCAACTTCATATAATGCTAGGGATGCTGCTGCAACTTCATATAGCAGTCAGAGTAGCAACTTGAGCTCCAATTCTGATGCTCATAAACCCAAGAGGAAGAGGcggccaaagaagaagaagcaacag GAGTGA